In Arsenicicoccus dermatophilus, a genomic segment contains:
- the thiL gene encoding thiamine-phosphate kinase, translating to MSDGPVPVDASPTRPLRLRDLSEEDLLARIVPVYAAACGREGDVLLGPGDDAAVVAAPSGSVVATTDTMVLGHDWRDDWSSPQDVGDKLVTQNVADVAAMGARPTGLLVTLAAHQDLEVAWVEGFAHGIARAAAAYDVAVVGGDLSGAPEGVVMVTVTALGDLEGREPVRRSGARPGDLLAVHGSLGESGAGWWLYEHGYRPDHAGPWSGDGEPTPQRRRAGAMDHLMWVHRTPVTHPGSGALAARAGATAMIDLSDGLVRDAGRIARASGVRIDLDREALQRDFVAALPVSVLPEQVAWQQVLTGGEEHSLVATFPAGSSLLRDQDDPDGRWWVIGRVLPRGEEEPAVTLDGAAVSGQGWDHFGG from the coding sequence ATGTCAGATGGTCCGGTCCCGGTCGACGCGAGCCCGACGCGCCCGCTGCGGCTGCGGGACCTGTCCGAGGAGGACCTGCTCGCCCGCATCGTCCCGGTGTATGCCGCGGCCTGCGGCCGGGAGGGCGACGTGCTGCTCGGCCCCGGTGACGACGCCGCGGTGGTGGCCGCCCCCTCGGGGTCCGTCGTCGCCACCACCGACACGATGGTCCTCGGCCACGACTGGCGCGACGACTGGTCCTCGCCGCAGGACGTGGGCGACAAGCTGGTGACCCAGAACGTCGCCGACGTCGCCGCGATGGGTGCCCGCCCCACCGGGCTGCTCGTCACCCTGGCCGCGCACCAGGACCTGGAGGTCGCCTGGGTCGAGGGCTTCGCGCACGGGATCGCCCGGGCGGCCGCGGCCTACGACGTCGCCGTGGTCGGCGGGGACCTGTCGGGCGCGCCCGAGGGGGTGGTGATGGTGACCGTCACCGCGCTGGGCGACCTGGAGGGCCGGGAGCCGGTGCGCCGCAGCGGCGCCCGCCCGGGCGACCTGCTCGCGGTGCACGGCTCGCTGGGCGAGTCCGGTGCCGGGTGGTGGTTGTACGAGCACGGCTACCGTCCGGACCACGCCGGCCCGTGGTCCGGCGACGGCGAGCCGACGCCGCAGCGGCGTCGGGCGGGGGCGATGGACCACCTGATGTGGGTGCACCGGACTCCCGTCACCCATCCCGGGTCGGGTGCCCTGGCGGCCCGGGCCGGGGCCACGGCGATGATCGACCTGTCCGACGGGCTGGTGCGCGACGCCGGCCGGATCGCGCGGGCCTCGGGGGTGCGCATCGACCTGGACCGGGAGGCGCTGCAGCGCGACTTCGTGGCCGCGCTGCCGGTCTCGGTGCTGCCCGAGCAGGTCGCCTGGCAGCAGGTGCTGACGGGCGGGGAGGAGCACTCGCTGGTCGCGACCTTCCCGGCCGGATCTTCGCTGCTGCGTGACCAGGACGACCCGGACGGCCGCTGGTGGGTGATCGGCCGGGTGCTGCCCCGTGGGGAGGAGGAGCCGGCCGTCACCCTCGACGGCGCGGCGGTGTCGGGGCAGGGCTGGGACCACTTCGGCGGCTGA
- a CDS encoding DUF3515 family protein → MAARVDRRMIVTATVCALAAVAVTLWLLHPRALQVAPATADGSAACARVAARWPDVVAGLTRRDDLRGGARAAAAWGEPAVIARCGVPALAPTTDQCVSADGVDWVVRDLSDGQRLTSYGTDPAVEVLVPRRYAPAPLRVGAFAPAVRTLPGNGHRCR, encoded by the coding sequence ATGGCTGCTCGCGTCGACCGACGCATGATCGTCACGGCCACCGTCTGCGCCCTCGCAGCGGTGGCCGTGACGCTGTGGCTGCTGCACCCCCGCGCCCTGCAGGTGGCTCCGGCCACGGCCGACGGCTCTGCGGCCTGCGCCCGGGTCGCCGCCCGGTGGCCGGACGTCGTCGCCGGCCTGACCCGGCGCGACGACCTCCGCGGCGGCGCCCGGGCGGCGGCGGCCTGGGGCGAGCCCGCCGTGATCGCGCGGTGCGGGGTCCCGGCCCTCGCGCCGACGACGGACCAGTGCGTCTCCGCCGACGGCGTGGACTGGGTGGTCCGCGACCTCAGCGACGGCCAGCGGCTGACGTCCTACGGGACCGACCCGGCCGTCGAGGTGCTCGTCCCCCGCCGCTACGCCCCGGCGCCGCTGCGGGTGGGGGCCTTCGCGCCGGCCGTGCGGACGTTGCCCGGCAACGGGCACCGCTGCCGCTGA
- a CDS encoding metallophosphoesterase produces MRTRLLAGLGSAALALALTAAPASAAGPDHGHHKGRDQGYTFAVIGDTPYGAAKIARFPQDVAKINADQDVRLVIHVGDIKNGSTVCSDEYFRWVKGQFDRFEDPLVYTPGDNEWTDCHRANNGGYDPLERLATIRKTFFGQPGLTLGRSKLAVDAQTRIGFPENVRRQQAGVVVATTHVVGSDNSMAPWTGKTAPTPEQAAEVVDRTAAAVAEIHAAFAQARASRANAVVIAMQADMFDGSYDGWTLTDNTSFVPVIKALTEESNSFRGASYLFDGDSHVYNDDSPLAAGSVWLQRYGLTTPAPKLHRITVDGSDKADDYLKVTVNAKAHLGDQDVLSYVRVPLV; encoded by the coding sequence ATGCGCACCCGCCTCCTCGCCGGGCTCGGCTCCGCCGCCCTGGCCCTCGCTCTCACCGCCGCCCCCGCATCCGCCGCCGGTCCCGACCACGGTCACCACAAGGGCCGCGACCAGGGCTACACCTTCGCCGTCATCGGCGACACGCCGTACGGCGCGGCCAAGATCGCCCGCTTCCCCCAGGACGTCGCGAAGATCAACGCAGACCAGGACGTCCGCCTGGTCATCCACGTCGGCGACATCAAGAACGGCTCCACGGTCTGCTCCGACGAGTACTTCCGGTGGGTCAAGGGCCAGTTCGACCGCTTCGAGGACCCCCTCGTCTACACCCCCGGCGACAACGAGTGGACCGACTGCCACCGGGCCAACAACGGCGGCTACGACCCCCTCGAGCGACTGGCCACCATCCGCAAGACCTTCTTCGGCCAGCCGGGCCTGACGCTGGGCAGGAGCAAGCTGGCCGTCGACGCCCAGACCCGCATCGGCTTCCCGGAGAACGTGCGCCGGCAGCAGGCCGGCGTCGTCGTCGCCACCACCCACGTGGTCGGCTCCGACAACTCGATGGCGCCGTGGACCGGCAAGACCGCTCCCACGCCGGAGCAGGCCGCGGAGGTCGTCGACCGCACCGCCGCCGCCGTCGCCGAGATCCACGCGGCCTTTGCCCAGGCCCGGGCCTCGCGCGCCAACGCCGTCGTGATCGCCATGCAGGCCGACATGTTCGACGGCAGCTACGACGGCTGGACGCTCACGGACAACACCTCCTTCGTCCCCGTCATCAAGGCCCTCACCGAGGAGTCCAACTCCTTCCGGGGTGCGAGCTACCTGTTCGACGGCGACTCGCACGTCTACAACGACGACAGCCCGCTCGCGGCAGGCTCGGTGTGGCTGCAGCGCTACGGCCTGACCACCCCGGCCCCCAAGCTCCACCGCATCACCGTGGACGGGTCCGACAAGGCCGACGACTACCTCAAGGTGACCGTCAACGCCAAGGCGCACCTGGGCGACCAGGACGTCCTGTCCTACGTCCGGGTCCCGCTCGTCTGA
- a CDS encoding cation diffusion facilitator family transporter yields MLTVLVALGANTLIAIAKSVVAMMTGSASMVAEAAHSWADAGNEVFLVLAERKSAQPRDRSHPLGYGREAYVWSMFAAFGLFTAGAVVSIWHGITSLQHGEEEADYLWAYVVLGVSFALEAVSWAQAVRQTRREAAERGLTPIRYIWTTPNPTLRAVVAEDTAALVGLVVAGTGILLHQLTGNPVWDAIGSILVGLLLGVVAVFLIGRNRDFLTGQAVSVETRDRALRTLLAHPEIERVTYLHLEWVGPDKVFLVAAVDLVGDQAEHDVALVLDRLATELRTHEMVEEAVLTLATPDRPALLPR; encoded by the coding sequence ATGCTCACCGTCCTGGTGGCCCTCGGCGCCAACACCCTCATCGCGATCGCCAAGTCCGTGGTCGCGATGATGACCGGGTCGGCCTCCATGGTCGCCGAGGCCGCGCACTCGTGGGCGGACGCCGGCAACGAGGTCTTCCTCGTCCTCGCCGAGCGCAAGTCCGCCCAGCCGCGGGACAGGTCGCACCCGCTCGGCTACGGCCGGGAGGCCTACGTCTGGTCCATGTTCGCGGCCTTCGGGCTGTTCACCGCCGGGGCCGTGGTCTCCATCTGGCACGGCATCACCTCCCTGCAGCACGGGGAGGAAGAGGCCGACTACCTCTGGGCTTACGTCGTGCTCGGGGTGTCCTTCGCCCTCGAGGCCGTCTCCTGGGCCCAGGCCGTGCGCCAGACCCGCAGGGAGGCCGCCGAGCGCGGCCTCACCCCCATCCGCTACATCTGGACGACGCCCAACCCGACGTTGCGGGCCGTCGTGGCCGAGGACACCGCCGCCCTGGTCGGCCTGGTCGTCGCGGGGACCGGGATCCTGCTGCACCAGCTGACGGGCAACCCCGTGTGGGACGCGATCGGCTCCATCCTCGTCGGCCTGCTGCTCGGTGTCGTCGCGGTCTTCCTGATCGGCCGCAACCGCGACTTCCTCACCGGGCAGGCCGTGTCGGTCGAGACCCGCGACCGAGCGCTGCGAACGCTGCTGGCGCACCCCGAGATCGAGCGGGTGACCTACCTGCACCTGGAGTGGGTGGGTCCGGACAAGGTCTTCCTCGTGGCCGCCGTCGACCTCGTCGGCGACCAGGCGGAGCACGACGTCGCCCTGGTCCTGGACCGCCTGGCCACCGAGCTGCGGACCCACGAGATGGTCGAGGAGGCCGTGCTGACGCTGGCGACGCCGGACCGGCCGGCCCTGCTGCCGCGCTGA
- a CDS encoding Lrp/AsnC family transcriptional regulator translates to MVQAYILIQSEVGKSSAVSEAVGAIPGVVKAEEVTGPYDVIARVEADNVNELGQLVIARIQDIQGITRTLTCTVVHA, encoded by the coding sequence ATGGTCCAGGCCTACATCCTGATCCAGTCCGAGGTCGGCAAGTCGTCCGCGGTGTCCGAGGCCGTCGGCGCGATCCCCGGCGTCGTCAAGGCCGAGGAGGTCACCGGCCCCTACGACGTGATCGCCCGCGTCGAGGCCGACAACGTCAACGAGCTCGGTCAGCTCGTCATCGCCAGGATCCAGGACATCCAGGGGATCACCCGCACCCTCACCTGCACGGTCGTGCACGCCTGA